From the Anaeromyxobacter dehalogenans 2CP-1 genome, the window CGAGCTGGTGGACCGCGCCCCGGCCGCCGCCCCCGAGGCGGAGGAGAAGGGCGAGAAGAAGGCCACCAAGGCCCCCAAGGCCGAGAAGGCGCCGAAGGCCGAGAAGGCCCCCAAGGCGGAGAAGAAGCCCGCCAAGAAGGCCGCCAAGGCCGAGTAGCGCCGGCCGCACGGCCGATGCTCGCCAGGGAGGCCGCGTGCGCCGCACGCGGCCTCTCGCGCGTTCGGGGCCCCTCTCGCTTTCCGCTGCCGCGGCCCGCTGGTACAACCATCCCTCCCATGCCGCCGTTCCTCGCCCAGGACCCGCTCGACGCCCTCCGGCACGCCGGGCCGCCGGGGTGGGCCGAGGTGGCCTGGGCCATGGCCGGCGTCGCGAGCGAGCCCTGGGCCCTCGCGCTGCTGGGCCTCGCGCTGTACTCGTGGCTGGAGCGCGAGGTCCCCGGGGTGCTGAAGGCCGTCGCGCCGCTGTGGGCCGCCCTGGCGGTCGCAGGGGCCCTGGCGATGGGGGCGCAGGGCGTCCTCTCCGCGCCGCGCCCGGCCGACGCGGGGGACCTGCTGGTCACCACCTTCCGGCACCTCACCTCGGCGCCGGGGCTCCCGCTGGGCGTGTTCGTCGGCTACACGCTGCTCGCCTACGGCCGGCGGGGGAGGGCGGCGCTGCTGGTCGCCGCGGCCGGGGCGGCGGCGCGGGCGTGGTCCGGGCCGCACTGGGGCCCGGATCTGCTGGTCGGCGGCCTGGGTGGCGCCGCGATCGGGTGGGCGATCTGGGCGGCGGTGCTGCGCCTCTCGCCGCGCGGCCACCTGGCGCGGCTGCGGGCCTCGCGCCGCGCGACGGCGGACGGTGCCGCGCAGGAAGGTCACCCTGCGCCTTGACACCCGCGCTAAGTTAGCGTAAAGGAACCCACTTTTCGTGGAGGCTCCGCGGACGCACCGCTGGAGAAGCTTCCACGTTCCAGGATCTTAGGCTTCACGGAGGCAGAGCTCATGGCGGTCGTTCTTCGTCTGTCGCGCGCGGGCACGCACAAGGCGCCCTTCTATCACGTGGTGGCGACCGACTCGCGCAACGCGCGGGACGGCAAGTACCTCGAGGACGTCGGCATCTACGATCCGACCAAGCGCCCGGAGCGGATCGAGCTCAAGGTCGAGCGGATCGAGCACTGGCTGAAGGCCGGCGCCAAGCCGAGCCAGACGGTCGCGATGATCCTCAAGCGGGCCGCGAAGGCGGCCGCTCCCGCCGCGCCGAAGGCGTAAGGGTCGATGCGCGACCTCGTCCAGTGGCTCGCCCGCGAGCTCGTCGAGCAGAAGGACGCCGTGAGGGTGGAGGCGATCGAGCGCGACCGCGCGACCGTCTTCGAGCTCACGGTGGCCCCCGACGACCTCGGGCGCGTCATCGGGCGGGGCGGCAAGACCGCCAAGGCGTTCCGGACCGTGCTCGACTGCGCGGCCCGGCGCCAGGGCCGGCGCGCGGTGCTCGACATCCTCGACTGACCGTGGCGCTCGTCCGGATCGGGAAGGTGGTCCGGGCGCTCGGGCTGAAGGGCCACCTGGGCGTGGCCGGGTCGGAGGGCGCGCTCGGGACGCTCGAGCGCGTCGTGCTCCGGCACGGCGCGGTCGGGCAGGCGGAGCGGAGGGTGCTGGAGGCGCGGCCGCAGGGGCGCCTCTGGGCGGTGCGGATCGACGGCGTCGCCGATCGCACCGGCGCCGAGGCGCTGGTCGGGGCCGAGGTGCTGGCGCCCCGCGAGGCCCTGGGCGAGGCGGGAGAGGGCAGGCACTACTGGGGCGACCTGGAGGGCCTGCCGGTGGTGACCGTCCAGGGCGAGGCGCTCGGGACGGTGACCGGGCTGATGGAGACCGGCGCGGTGGACGTGCTGGTGGTGCAGGGCGCGCGGGGCGAGCTGCTGGTGCCGCTCGCGCCGTACGTCGAGGTGGATCGCGCGGCGGGTCGCGTGGTGGTGGACCCGCCGGAAGGGCTCCTGGAGCCGTAGGCCGGGGGCGAGAGGAGGCCGCCGAGGAAGAGGATCGGACGTGGCGAGGCTCGAGGTCGACATCCTGACGCTGTTCCCGCGCATGTGCGCGGGGTACCTGGGGGAGAGCATCCTCGGGAAGGCGCAGGAGGCCGGCCTGCTCGCGGCGACGATCACGGACATCCGCGACCACGCGACGGGCAAGCACCGGGTCTGCGACGACGCGCCGTACGGCGGCGGGGCGGGCATGGTGATGAAGCCGGAGCCGCTCGTCGAGGCCATCGAGGCCGCACGCGCGCGGCTCCCGGGGGCCTGGGTGGTCCTGACCAGCCCGCGCGGCGCGCGGCTGGATCAGGCGCTCGCGCGGCGGTTCGCGGAGCACGGGCGGCTGATCCTGGCGTGCGGGCGGTACGAGGGAGTGGACGAGCGGGTGATGACGGCGGTGGACATGCAGGTCTCGATCGGAGACTTCGTCCTCACGGGCGGCGAGCTGGCGGCGCTCTGCGTCGTCGACGCCGCCGCGCGCCTCGTCCCCGGCGTGCTGGGCAACGCGGCGTCCGCGGACGCCGAGAGCTTCGCGGGGGTCGAGGGGCTCCTCGAGCACCCGCAGTACACGAGGCCCCCGGAGTTCCGGGGGATGAAGGTTCCGGAGGTCCTCCTGTCCGGGGACCACCGGCGGATCGAGCGGTGGCGCCGGCGCGAGGCGCTCAGGGCCACCCGGGAGCGGAGGCCGGACCTCTTCGCGAGGCTCTCGCTTCCGGAGAGCGACCTCCGGCTCATCGAGGCCGGGGACGACGAACTGTAGGCGAGCGGTAAAGGAGACGTACGTCATGCTGCGCAAGGCGATTGCCGACATCGAGGCGAAGTACCTGCGGACCGACCTCCCCGAGATGCGTGCGGGCGACAGCGTTCGCGTGCACACGAAGATCAAGGAAGGCGACAAGGAGCGCATCCAGGTCTTCGAGGGCGTGGTGATCGCGTACCGCAAGGGCGCGCCCGGCTCGTCCATGTTCACGGTCCGCAAGGTGAGCTACGGCGTGGGCGTGGAGCGCATGTTCCCCGTGCACAGCCCGCGCATCGACAAGATCGAGGTCGTGGGCCACGGCGGCGTGCGCCGCTCGCGCCTCTACTTCCTGCGCGGCCTGCAGGGCAAGGCGGCCCGCCTCCACCAGGAGGAAGGTCCGGGCGCGGCCGACGCCGCCCACGCCGCGCCGACCCCGGCGTAGCGTCCAGCCGGCGCGCCGTCCGGCGCCGGCCTCGCACCTCCGCACCTCGCGGCCGCACCCCGGCGTGTGCCGGTGTGCGGCCGTGCCGTGCCTTGGGCGCGGGACACCGCGCTTCCCGCGTCGGCGCCCGGGAGCTAACATGCCGGCCCGAGCGTGATCCTCCTCGAGTTCGCAGCCCAGGGCGTGCGCGGCGTCGCGCCCGCTGGTGGCCGGGCGACGCTGCGCCCCGGATACAACGTGGTCTCCGCCGACGGCGCCGCCCTGCGGCGCCTGCTCGAGGCGCTCCTGCACCCCGATCCGCGCGATGGGGAGGCGCTGCCCCGCGCCCCCGGCGGCCCGGCCGGCGCGGCCGTGCGCGCCGGGCTCACCCTGGTCGGCGACGACCGGGTCACCTACCGCCTGGTGCGCGACTTCACCGCCGGCGCGCAGCTCCACCGCTTCGACGCCGAGCGCCGCGCGTTCTCGCTGGTCTCCCAGGACCTCGCCGAGATCGCCGCCGCGCTGCGCGCGCCCATCGGCGTCCCGCCGCGCGCGCGGCAGGGCGCGCTCCTCACCATCGCCGCGGCGGACCTGCCCTCGCGGCGCCCGTCGGTGGCGGGCGCGGCGGCCGCGATCCCGCAGCGCGCGCCGCTCTCGCCGGAGCAGGCGCGGCGGCGCCGCGAGCAGCTCGAGGGCGAGCGGGTCCGCGCGCGCGCCTCGGAGAAGGTGCAGCAGGAGCTGGACGGGCTGCAGGCCCGCGCCACCGAGCTGGAGGTCGCGCTGCGCGACGGCGCCCGGCTGCGCGAGGCGCTGGCGGCCGCCGGGCGCGCGCGCGACGAGCTCGCGCCGGTGGCGGCCGCGCGCGACGCGCTGGGCGACGCCGACGCGGCGCTCACCGCGTACGAGAAGGCGGCGGCGCGGCGCGCGGACGCGGCGGCGCGGGTGCAGGCCGAGCGCGCCGGGATCGAGGAGGCCGAGGCCAGCGGGGCGCCGCTGCCGTTCTGGCGGGCGCCGCCGTTCTGGGCCGGGGCCGGCGCGGGCGCGCTCCTCGCCGCGGCCGGGGTGGCGGGCGCGGCGGCCGCCACGGGCATGCGCTACCTGGCGCTGCTCGACATCCCCGCGTTCGGCTGGGCGGCGTGGGTCGCGCTGCGCTGGGTCTCCGCGCAGGAGGCCTGGGAGCGGATCGCGCGGCGGCGGCGGGTGGTGGACGACTGGCAGGCGAAGGTCGAGGCGCAGTTCGAGCGCGACGGCGCCGCGGTGCGCGGCGCGCTGGCCGCGCTGGGCCTGGCCAGGCCGACGGAGCTGCGCGAGGTGCTCGGGAAGCTCGCCGAGGCCGAGGCGGCGGTCACCGGCGCGCGCACCCGGCTCGAGGCGTGGGAGGCGACGCCGGGGGCGCGGGGCGCGGCCGCGGAGAAGGCGCGGCTCGACGAGCAGCAGGCCGCGCTCGAGGCGCGGCTCGCCTCCGAGGCGGGCGGGTTCGTCCGCGACGTGCGCTCCATCGAGGCGGAGCTCCAGCGGCTCGAGGCGGAGGCGACCGCGCCCGCCCCGGCGGCGCCGGCCCCGGTGGTGGCGGCGCCGGGGGCGGCGGAGCCGCTGCGCGAGCTCCTCCAGCGCGCCGCGGCCGAGCTGGGCGGGAGCGCGGCCGCCGCGGGCCGCGGGGTGGCGGAGAAGGCGGGACAGGTGCTGGCGGGGCTCACCTCCCAGCGGCTGGGCGGGGTGCAGGTGGATGACCGCGGCGGGCTGCACGTGCTCGTCGCCGGGCGGCCGGCGGCGGCGATCTCGCTCCCGCCGGCGGATCGCGACCTGGTGTTCCTGGCGATGAAGCTCGCGTTCCTGGAGCAGGGGCTCGCCGGGGGCCGGCGCGTGGGGCTGGTGGACGACGCGTTCCAGGGGCTCTCCGACGGCGCGCGGCGCTTCGCGGCGCGCCTGCTCAAGCAGGCGGCGCGCGCGGGCCAGGTGGTCCACGCCACCGCGGACCTCGCGTTCCGCGAGGCCGCGGATCACGGGGCCTAGCGCGATGGCGGACGCGGGCGGCGACGGGGACGGGCGGCACGCCCGCGGGCGCGAGGGCGAGGCGCTCGCCGCGGCCTGGCTCGCCGAGCGCGGCTTCCGCATCCTCGACCGCAACCACCGCACCCGGCGCGGCGAGGTGGACCTGGTCTGCCGCGACGGCGAGGTGCTCGTGTTCGTCGAGGTGCGCAGCCGCACCTCCGACGCGCAGGGCGGCCCCGAGGAGACGGTGGGCCCGCGCAAGGGGCGGCGGGTCGTGGCCGCCGCCACCGACTGGGCGCTCGGGCACGGCGGGCTGGAGCAGGCGATCCGCTTCGACGTGGTCGCGATCACGTTCGGCGAGGGCGCGCCGCGGATCGAGCACTTCCCGGCCGCGTTCGACGGTGACGGCCGCCCGGGGCACTGGTGATGGCGCGCACGGCGGCGACGGGGAGGGTGGGGTGAGCGCGCGGCCGCCGCAGGCCGCGGCGCCGGGCACGCTGTACGTGCTCGCGACGCCCATCGGCAACCTGGGCGACCTGTCGCCGCGGGCGGCGGAGCTGCTGCGCACCGTCTCGGCGGTAGCGGCCGAGGACACGCGCCGCACGCACAAGCTGTTCGCGCACCTGGGGGCGGCGGCGCCGCTGCTCCTCTCGCTCCCCGCGTTCGACGAGCGCGGCCGGCTGGAGCCGGTGCTGGCGCGGCTGCGCGCCGGCCAGTCGGTGGCGCTCTGCACCGACGCGGGCACGCCGGGCGTGTCCGACCCGGGGGCCGCGCTGGTGGCGGCCGCCTGGGAGGCGGGCGTCCCGGTGGTGCCGGTGCCCGGCCCGAGCGCGGCGGTCACGGCGCTGGCGGCCTCCGGCTTCCCGGCCGACCGGTTCGTGTTCGCCGGGTTCCTGCCGCGCAAGGGCGGCGCCCGCGCCGCGGCGCTCGGCTGGCTGGCCGCGTCGCCGGCCACGCTGGTGCTGTACGAGGCCGGGAACCGGACCGCCGAGACGCTCCGCGACCTCGCCGCCGCGCTGGGCGACCGCCCCGCGCTCGTGGCGCGCGAGCTGACCAAGCTGCACGAGGAGCTGGCGCGCGGGCCGCTCGGCGCGCTCGCGGACCGCTTCGCGGGCGAGGTGAAGGGCGAGGTGACGCTGGTGGTGGCGCCGCCCGCGCCCGGGGCCGGGCCGGCCGCGGCCCCGGAGGCCGAGCCGCTCGAGGACGAGCTGAGGCGGCGCCTCGCGGCGGGCGAGCCGCCGTCCGCGGTGGCACGCGAGGTGGCCCGGGCCCGCGGGCTGGTCCGCTCCGACGTGTACGCCGCCCTGGAGCGGCTGAAGCACGGCGGCCAGGGCTAGGCGCGGCTCAGCTCCGGTCGTCCTCGACGTCCACGGCGCCGCGCAGGCCCAGCTCCTTCATCTTCACCTGGAGCGACTTGCGGCTGATCTGGAGCCGCTTGGCCGCGCGCGTGACGTTGCCGCCGGTCTCCTCCAGCGCCCGCGTGATCAGCTCGCGCTCCAGCTCGGCCTGGGCCTGGCGGACGATCTCCTTCATGGACGCGCCGCTCGGCGCGGCGATGGCGCCCAGCGGGCCCACCGCGGCGATCGGCACCGACGCCTGCGCGCCCTTCTCGCGGAGCGCGTCGGGGAGCGCGCTCGCCTGGATGAGCGGGCCGTCGGCGAACAGCACCGAGCGCTCCATCAGGTTCTCCAGCTCGCGGATGTTGCCCGGCCAGGAGTAGTTCGCGAGCAGCTCCAGCGCCTCGTCCTCGATGCCCTCGACCTTCTTGCCCAGCCGCTGGTCGTACTTCTCGATGAAGTACCGGACCAGCAGCGGCACGTCCTCGCGCCGGTCGCGCAGCGGGGGCAGGGCGATGGGGACCACCGCCAGCCGGTAGTAGAGATCCTCGCGGAAGCGCCCGTCGGCGATGAGCTGCTTCAGGTCGCGGTTGGTGGCGGCGATGAGGCGCACGTCGACCTGGAGCGTCTTGATGCCGCCGACGCGCTCGAACTCGGACTCCTGGATGGCGCGCAGCAGCTTCACCTGCATCTCGACCGGCACCTCGCCGATCTCGTCCAGGAACAGCGTGCCCCCGTCGGCCAGCTCGAAGCGCCCGGGCTTCGAGCCGACCGCGCCGGTGAACGCGCCGCGCTCGTAGCCGAACAGCTCGCTCTCCACCAGGTCCTTGGGGATCGCGGCGCAGTTCACCTTGATGAGCGGCTTGTCGCGGCGCGAGGAGCCGCGGTGGAGCGCCTTGGCGATGAGCTCCTTGCCGGTGCCGCTCTCGCCGGTGATGAGCACGGTGGAGGGCGAGTCCGCCACCCGGGCCACCATGTCGTAGATGGCGCGCATGGGCGGCGACTGGCCGATGAGCGGCGGGCCGTCGCCGTCGTTCAGCATCGCGTGCAGGTTCTGGCGCTCGAGGTCGTGCGCGCGCGCCGCCTTGGCGATGACCTTCTTCAGCTCCTCCTGCTCGAAGGGCTTGGTGATGTAGTCGAAGGCGCCCGCCTTGAGGGCGGCCACCGCGCTGTCCACCGAGCCGTGCGCGGTGATGAGGATGACCGGCACGTCGGGGAAGTCCTGCGAGACGCGGCGCAGGAGCTCCATCCCGCCCACCCGCGGCATGACGAGGTCGGTGACCACCACGTGCACCGGCGTGCGGTGCAGCACGCCGAGCGCCTGCTCGCCGTCGGCCGCGGTGGTGACCTCGTAGCCCTCGCGCTTCAGCATGGCCGCGAGGACCCGGCGGATGTTCACCTCGTCGTCTACGATGAGGACGTGGGCCACGGCGCCTCGTTACCACGGAAGGGCAGGGGTACGCATCAGGCGTGCTTCTTCCGGCGCCGGCGGCCGCGGAGGCGCGCCTCGGCCCGGGCCCGGCGCCGCTCCCGGGCGCGGGCCTTCTCCTCCTCGTCGAGCGGCGGGCGCGGCGCCTCGGCCGGGCGCTCCTCGTGGAGGCCGGGCAGCGCGATGAGGAACTCGGCGCCCTCGCCCGGGGCCGAGCGCACCACGATCGTCCCCTGCTGCGCCTTCACGATGCGCTGGCAGATGGCGAGGCCGAGGCCGGTGCCCTTCTCCTTGGTGGTGTAGAACGGCACGAAGATCGACTCCCGCGCGTCGTCCGGGATGCCCGGGCCGGTGTCGCGGAAGCGGATCTCCACCACGTCGGCGCGCCGCGCCCCCTCGCGCCAGAACGCCAGCTCGTCGCGGGCGAGCTTCGTCGAGACGGTGAGGCGTCCGCCGCGCGGCATGGCCTGGAACGCGTTCAGCGCCAGGTTGAGGAACACCTGCTTCAGCTGCTCCGCGTCGGCCTGGACGCGCGGCAGCCACTCGGCCAGCTCCAGCTCCAGCCGGACCGACTCCGGCACCTCGGCCTGCAGGAGCTTGAACGTCTTCTCCAGCACCTCGTTCACCTGCGTGGGCGCGAGCGAGGGCTTCAGCGGCCGCGAGTAGTCGAGGAACTGGGTGACCACGCCGTTCAGGCGGTTCACCTCCTCGACCACGATCTCGAAGAACTCGCGGTCGTCCTCCGGGACCTTGCGCGGGTCGAGGTACTGGATGGCGGCCTTGATGGCGGCGAGCGGGTTGCGGATCTCGTGCGCCAGGCCGGCGGACATCTCGCCCAGCGCGGCGAGGCGGTCGCGCTCCTTCATCTGCTGGTACAGCTTCGAGTTCTCGATCACCAGCGCGCAGCGATCCGCCACCTCGATGAGCGCCGCGATCTCGTCGGAGGCGAACGCCTCCTGCACCCGCTCGTCCCAGCAGGCCAGGAACCCGACCACCCGGTCGCCGGCGAGCAGCGGCATGGCGATGCCGGCGCGCATGGTGCCCATGACCGCGCGCGCGTCGCCGAGCCGCTTCAGCTCCTCGGCGATGGCGGCCGGCGCGCCGCGGCGGCTGACGTGGTCGCCCGGGCCGGTGGGGAGCAGGGCCCGCAGCTCCGACACGCGCCGGTCGATGTTCTCCGCCAGGATCGCCTTCTGGCCCGAGGACGAGGCGCCGAGCAGCGCCCGCGCGGTGGCCGGCTCCAAAAACGGCGCCGGCGGCGGGCCGCGGTAGTCGAGCAGCCGGTAGCCGGGGCGGTCGTCGGCGAGCAGCCACAGCGAGCAGTGGGTGACCCGGCGCGTCTCCACCAGCCCGTCCAGCACCACCGCCGCGAGCCCGGCGGGCTCGATCACCTTGCCGGTCCGATCGCGCAGGTCCTCGAGGCGCCGCACCAGCTCGTAGCGCTCGTGGAACAGCGTCGCGACCACCCACTCCTCGACCTTGTCGCGCATCGGGTCGAACAGCGAGAGGATCACGAACGAGGCCACCACCGTGTTGAAGTAGAAGAGCTCCGGCCGGTCGCCCACCCACGACACCAGGCCGCCGTAGATCGCCACCAGCACCAGGCCGAGGGCGGTGACCACCACGATCTTCCCGAGGAACTCGTGCAGGTCGAGCAGCCGGTGGCGCTGCAGCGTCTGCGACAGGAAGAACATGAAGACGGTGAGGACGATCGACCCGAGCCCCTCCGGCGGATAGGGCACGCCGAACAGCGGCAGCATGTCGAGCGTCGAGAGCACCACCGCCACCAGCGCGCCGACGAACAGGTACTGGAGGCGCGCGCGCTCGACCCGGGTCTGCGAGCCGTGCCGCTTGCCCCACAGGGTGGAGAGCACCGCCGCGAGGCCGCCCAGCACGTAGGCGCCGACCAGGAGCTTGGCGGGCTTCACGTGGACGAGCGGCGTGATCGCCACCACCAGGCCGGTCAGCGAGCCGGCCAGCATCGCGTTCCGCGCGCGCCGGGCGGGCCGGCGCGCCACCCCGAGGAACTCGAGGAAGAAGGCGAGCGCCGCGGCCGGGATGAGCGCCCCGGTCCCGACCGCCAGCCGCTCCCACCAGACCGTCCCGAACGACTGCTTCCAGCGCAGGAAGAAGAGCGCCAGCGAGAACAGGAACAGGTCGGCCGAGAACAGCGCGAACAGCGTGAAGACGCGGGAGCGGTTGTCGCGGAGCAGCGCCGCCGCCGCGAGGGCGAGCGTCACGATCGCGGCGAGCAGGGTGGCCTGGGTGCGGATGTCCACGCCCCGGGATCCTAACCCTTTTCGGCGCTGCGCACCGCACGGGCGCACGCCGGCCGGGGAGGGAATCCGCCGGCGGCCCCGGCCGTTCCTCCCGGTGCGCCCGGGCGGCACGCCCCCGCTCGCCCCTGCGGGCGAACGGTCCCTTGACCGCGTCTCCCCCGGGTCCCACTCTGTCCCCCGGACCGATGCTCACCGCCGCGCTCACCGCCTGCCTCCTCGCCGCCGCCCCGACCCCCACGCCCCCGCCGCTCCGCGAGGCCGACCTCGCGCCGCTGTTCCGCAAGGGCCCCGCCGCGGAGGGAAAGGCCGCCTACGACGCCGGGCGCCACGCCGACGCCGCCGCGCGGCTCGCGAGGGCGCCCGAGCCGGAGGCGGCCTACATCCGCGCGCTGGCGCTCCTGGAGGTCCCGCGGCCCGAGGAGGCGCTGAAGGTCCTCGCCGGCCTCGAGGAGAAGGTGCCCGACCTCGCCGACCGCGTGGCGTTCCTGCGCGGCGCGGCGCTGTCCGCGGCGGGACGCCCGCGCGAGGCGATGGCGGCGTGGGCGCAGGTGCCGGACCGGTCGCTGCTCGCCGCCGAGGCGCGGCTCTCGCGGGCGCGCGCCGCGTCGGCGCTCGGCGAGGGCGCGGCCGCGCTCGAGGCGCTCGCGCCGCTGCTGCGCGACGGCGCGCCGGACGATCTCTCCCGGCCCGACCTCGCCGCCTCCGCGCTGCTCCTCGCCGGCCGGATCCGCGGCGCAGCGCGGCCCCCCGATCCCGCCGGCGCGCGGCGCGACCTGATGGCGTGCTGGACGGCGCACCCGCTCGCGCCGGAGTCCTCGGAGTGCCTCTCCGCGGCGGCCGCGCTGCCGGCGCCGCACGGCGGCCCGCCCTCGGCCGAGGAGACGCTGCGGCGCGCGGAGGGGCTGCTCGACGCGAACCGCAACGGGCAGGCGCTGGCGCTGCTCGAGCCCGCGGTGGCCGCGCTCCGCCCCGACGACCTCGGCGCCGCCGCGTGCCGCGCCCGGGCGGCGCTGGGCCGCGGCTACCGCAAGGAGCGCAGCTACCGGCAGGCGATCGACACGCTGCGGCCGGTGGTGGCGGGCTGCGAGGACGAGGGGCTGCGGGTCCGCTCGCTGTACCTGCTCGCCGGCGCGTCGTCCATCTCCGGGGATCGCGACGAGGCGGTGGCGCTGTACCGCCAGCTGGCGCGCGACTTCGCCGGCCACGCGTTCGCCGACGACGCGCTGTTCTTCGCCGCAGACCTCCTGGCGCGCGCCGGCAAGTCGCAGGAGGCCCGCGAGGCGCTCGCGGCGCTGGTGCGGGATCACCCGGGCGGCGACTACCGCGAGGAGGCGCGCTTCCGGCTCGCGTGGCTGCTGAAGCAGGCGGGCGACCTGGATGGCGCGGTCGCGCAGCTCCTCGCGGTCGAGGAGGAGCAGGCGGGCCGCGACGGCTACGAGCACGCCCGGGCGGCCTACTGGCGCGCGCGGCTGCTGGCCGGGCGCGGCGAGGACGGGCGCCGGGCCGCCGAGGCGGTGTTCACCGAGCTCGCCACGCGCTACCCCACCGACTACTACGGCCTGCTCGCCCGGGCCCGGCTCGACGGCCACGGCGGCCAGAGCCTCCCCGCGCGGCGGGCCGCGCCGGCCGGCGGCACCCCCGAGGCCGCCTACGACCCCGGCCCGCTGCGCGAGGAGCCGCACTTCCGCGCCGGCCTGCTGCTCCTGCGCATGGGCCTGCCGCGCGCCGCGTCGGAGGAGCTGTCGGCGATCCCGGCCGCGCGGCTGCGCGCGGCCGGCGACGCGCCCGAGCCGGTGCTGCTGGTGGCCGACCTGCTCGACCGCGCCGGCGACCACCGCGCCGCGCACAACCTGCTGCGCACCCGCGCCCGCGGCGCGCTCCGCAAGCCGCCCGAGGGCGAGAACCTGCGCGCCTGGCGCATCGCGTACCCGCCGGCCTACCGCGACGACGTGCGCCGCTGGGCGCCGCCCGCGGGCGTGCCGGTGGAGCTGGTGCAGGCGCTCATGCGCGAGGAGAGCGCGCTCGACCCGCGCGCCATGTCCGGCGCCGGCGCGGTCGGCCTCACCCAGCTCATGCTGCCCACCGCGCAGTCGGTGGCGAAGAGCCTGAAGCTCTCCCGCCCGACGCGCACCGACCTCATGCGCGCGTCGCTCAACATCCGACTCGGCTCGCACTACCTGGGCGAGCTGGTGCGCCGGTTCGACGGCTCGCTCCCGCTCGCGCTCGCAGCGTACAACGCCGGCGGCGGGGCGGTCCGGCGCTGGCTGGGCGGGCGCGACGCGCTCGACGTGGACGAGTTCGTGGAGGAGATCCCGGTGGAGGAGACGCGCGGCTACGTGAAGCGCGTGCTCCGGTCCTACGCCGCGTACCGGCTGCTCTACGGCGCGCCCGAGGAGGCGTCCCTCGGGCTGCTCCGCCGCGCCGGGGGCAAGGGCTGACCCGGAGGAGGGGCGCACCGCGACCCACCCGACCCGCGGCGATCCGCGC encodes:
- a CDS encoding YraN family protein, which gives rise to MADAGGDGDGRHARGREGEALAAAWLAERGFRILDRNHRTRRGEVDLVCRDGEVLVFVEVRSRTSDAQGGPEETVGPRKGRRVVAAATDWALGHGGLEQAIRFDVVAITFGEGAPRIEHFPAAFDGDGRPGHW
- the rplS gene encoding 50S ribosomal protein L19 codes for the protein MLRKAIADIEAKYLRTDLPEMRAGDSVRVHTKIKEGDKERIQVFEGVVIAYRKGAPGSSMFTVRKVSYGVGVERMFPVHSPRIDKIEVVGHGGVRRSRLYFLRGLQGKAARLHQEEGPGAADAAHAAPTPA
- a CDS encoding sigma-54-dependent transcriptional regulator gives rise to the protein MAHVLIVDDEVNIRRVLAAMLKREGYEVTTAADGEQALGVLHRTPVHVVVTDLVMPRVGGMELLRRVSQDFPDVPVILITAHGSVDSAVAALKAGAFDYITKPFEQEELKKVIAKAARAHDLERQNLHAMLNDGDGPPLIGQSPPMRAIYDMVARVADSPSTVLITGESGTGKELIAKALHRGSSRRDKPLIKVNCAAIPKDLVESELFGYERGAFTGAVGSKPGRFELADGGTLFLDEIGEVPVEMQVKLLRAIQESEFERVGGIKTLQVDVRLIAATNRDLKQLIADGRFREDLYYRLAVVPIALPPLRDRREDVPLLVRYFIEKYDQRLGKKVEGIEDEALELLANYSWPGNIRELENLMERSVLFADGPLIQASALPDALREKGAQASVPIAAVGPLGAIAAPSGASMKEIVRQAQAELERELITRALEETGGNVTRAAKRLQISRKSLQVKMKELGLRGAVDVEDDRS
- the rsmI gene encoding 16S rRNA (cytidine(1402)-2'-O)-methyltransferase, producing the protein MSARPPQAAAPGTLYVLATPIGNLGDLSPRAAELLRTVSAVAAEDTRRTHKLFAHLGAAAPLLLSLPAFDERGRLEPVLARLRAGQSVALCTDAGTPGVSDPGAALVAAAWEAGVPVVPVPGPSAAVTALAASGFPADRFVFAGFLPRKGGARAAALGWLAASPATLVLYEAGNRTAETLRDLAAALGDRPALVARELTKLHEELARGPLGALADRFAGEVKGEVTLVVAPPAPGAGPAAAPEAEPLEDELRRRLAAGEPPSAVAREVARARGLVRSDVYAALERLKHGGQG
- the trmD gene encoding tRNA (guanosine(37)-N1)-methyltransferase TrmD — encoded protein: MARLEVDILTLFPRMCAGYLGESILGKAQEAGLLAATITDIRDHATGKHRVCDDAPYGGGAGMVMKPEPLVEAIEAARARLPGAWVVLTSPRGARLDQALARRFAEHGRLILACGRYEGVDERVMTAVDMQVSIGDFVLTGGELAALCVVDAAARLVPGVLGNAASADAESFAGVEGLLEHPQYTRPPEFRGMKVPEVLLSGDHRRIERWRRREALRATRERRPDLFARLSLPESDLRLIEAGDDEL
- the rimM gene encoding ribosome maturation factor RimM (Essential for efficient processing of 16S rRNA), producing the protein MALVRIGKVVRALGLKGHLGVAGSEGALGTLERVVLRHGAVGQAERRVLEARPQGRLWAVRIDGVADRTGAEALVGAEVLAPREALGEAGEGRHYWGDLEGLPVVTVQGEALGTVTGLMETGAVDVLVVQGARGELLVPLAPYVEVDRAAGRVVVDPPEGLLEP
- a CDS encoding sensor histidine kinase, translated to MDIRTQATLLAAIVTLALAAAALLRDNRSRVFTLFALFSADLFLFSLALFFLRWKQSFGTVWWERLAVGTGALIPAAALAFFLEFLGVARRPARRARNAMLAGSLTGLVVAITPLVHVKPAKLLVGAYVLGGLAAVLSTLWGKRHGSQTRVERARLQYLFVGALVAVVLSTLDMLPLFGVPYPPEGLGSIVLTVFMFFLSQTLQRHRLLDLHEFLGKIVVVTALGLVLVAIYGGLVSWVGDRPELFYFNTVVASFVILSLFDPMRDKVEEWVVATLFHERYELVRRLEDLRDRTGKVIEPAGLAAVVLDGLVETRRVTHCSLWLLADDRPGYRLLDYRGPPPAPFLEPATARALLGASSSGQKAILAENIDRRVSELRALLPTGPGDHVSRRGAPAAIAEELKRLGDARAVMGTMRAGIAMPLLAGDRVVGFLACWDERVQEAFASDEIAALIEVADRCALVIENSKLYQQMKERDRLAALGEMSAGLAHEIRNPLAAIKAAIQYLDPRKVPEDDREFFEIVVEEVNRLNGVVTQFLDYSRPLKPSLAPTQVNEVLEKTFKLLQAEVPESVRLELELAEWLPRVQADAEQLKQVFLNLALNAFQAMPRGGRLTVSTKLARDELAFWREGARRADVVEIRFRDTGPGIPDDARESIFVPFYTTKEKGTGLGLAICQRIVKAQQGTIVVRSAPGEGAEFLIALPGLHEERPAEAPRPPLDEEEKARARERRRARAEARLRGRRRRKKHA
- a CDS encoding KH domain-containing protein → MRDLVQWLARELVEQKDAVRVEAIERDRATVFELTVAPDDLGRVIGRGGKTAKAFRTVLDCAARRQGRRAVLDILD
- the rpsP gene encoding 30S ribosomal protein S16 encodes the protein MAVVLRLSRAGTHKAPFYHVVATDSRNARDGKYLEDVGIYDPTKRPERIELKVERIEHWLKAGAKPSQTVAMILKRAAKAAAPAAPKA